Proteins from one Mercurialis annua linkage group LG7, ddMerAnnu1.2, whole genome shotgun sequence genomic window:
- the LOC126657166 gene encoding uncharacterized protein LOC126657166, which translates to MARKKTSKSTAPVTEQHSESLDKDESGVIVAPSSVTIEETQLSQESPIPSEIEMMEDTPRYEIVDPIPVETMAKKWNELFSNDRERSEASELKYVPPAVKNRTRVVSFNSKDLVKEEEKWKFAIIVINSFIRNRWAKFGLRNVVRINGSMFMFEFGSEEECNKVLGDGPYTFDQKPLMLKKWQPRMSMDPNNISFVPVWIQLPGLPWEFWTADMLSKIGSIYGNPLYSDQCTISKAKLNFARVLVEMEVAGLFPESMELQDEFGNVFNQKIVYEWRPLFCDKCCKMGHAKKNCKVNQDIRKAMGKKKNLKMKVQIQLKQKS; encoded by the exons ATGGCGAGGAAGAAAACGTCAAAATCTACTGCTCCGGTGACTGAGCAACACTCTGAATCTCTTGACAAAGATGAATCTGGGGTTATTGTAGCCCCTTCTAGTGTTACGATAGAAGAAACTCAGTTAAGTCAAGAATCTCCAATTCCATCGGAGATTGAAATGATGGAAGATACCCCTAGATATGAAATTGTGGATCCGATACCTGTGGAAACCATGGCTAAGAAATGGAATGAGCTGTTCTCGAATGATAGGGAAAGATCTGAAGCTAGTGAGCTGAAGTACGTCCCACCAGCTGTGAAGAATAGAACGCGAGTGGTGAGTTTCAACTCAAAGGATCTTGTGAAGGAGGAAGAGAAGTGGAAATTCGCCATAATAGT AATTAACTCGTTTATTAGAAACAGATGGGCGAAGTTTGGCCTGAGAAATGTGGTTAGGATTAATGGATCTATGTTTATGTTTGAGTTTGGATCTGAAGAAGAGTGTAACAAGGTATTGGGAGATGGTCCTTATACATTTGACCAGAAACCCCTGATGTTGAAGAAATGGCAGCCAAGAATGTCAATGGATCCTAACAATATTAGCTTTGTCCCAGTCTGGATCCAACTACCTGGTCTTCCTTGGGAGTTTTGGACGGCTGATATGCTCAGTAAAATTGGTTCTATCTATGGAAACCCTTTGTATAGTGATCAATGCACTATAAGCAAAGCTAAGCTAAACTTTGCGAGAGTTCTGGTAGAAATGGAAGTAGCAGGTTTATTTCCTGAATCTATGGAATTACAAGATGAATTTGGGAATGTCTTTAATCAAAAAATTGTGTATGAATGGAGGCCTCTATTTTGTGATAAGTGTTGTAAAATGGGGCATGCCAAGAAGAATTGCAAAGTTAATCAAGACATCAGGAAGGCTATggggaaaaaaaaaaatctgaagaTGAAAGTTCAGATTCAGTTGAAACAGAAATCATAA